In a genomic window of Ralstonia nicotianae:
- a CDS encoding response regulator transcription factor, translated as MQQPAPFLILDDDDVFAQTLARALTRRGFAPQIAHTGGEALSLARQTPFAYVTVDLHLAASDRGLMPHGGTDSGLHWIAPLRQALPEARMLVLTGYASIATAVQAVKLGADEYLAKPANVDSILLALQVGVSEAVAEQTMENPAPLSVARLEWEHIQRVLSEHGGNISATARALNMHRRTLQRKLGKRPVAK; from the coding sequence ATGCAGCAACCCGCCCCCTTCCTGATCCTCGACGACGATGACGTGTTCGCGCAGACGCTCGCGCGTGCCCTGACCCGCCGCGGCTTCGCGCCGCAGATCGCCCATACCGGCGGCGAGGCGCTGTCGCTGGCCCGCCAGACGCCCTTCGCGTACGTGACGGTCGACCTGCACCTGGCCGCCAGCGACCGGGGCCTGATGCCGCACGGGGGCACCGATTCCGGCCTGCACTGGATCGCCCCGCTGCGCCAGGCGCTGCCCGAGGCGCGCATGCTGGTGCTGACCGGCTATGCCAGCATCGCCACCGCCGTGCAGGCGGTGAAGCTGGGCGCGGACGAATACCTGGCCAAGCCGGCCAATGTCGATTCGATCCTGCTCGCGCTGCAGGTGGGCGTGTCCGAAGCGGTGGCCGAGCAGACCATGGAGAACCCGGCGCCGCTGTCGGTGGCGCGGCTGGAGTGGGAGCACATCCAGCGCGTGCTGTCCGAGCACGGCGGCAACATCTCCGCCACCGCGCGCGCGCTGAACATGCACCGGCGCACGCTGCAGCGCAAGCTGGGCAAGCGCCCGGTGGCCAAATAG
- a CDS encoding ATP-binding protein — protein MLSTLPLAAPPLDTSSLRRLFWLRWSLLATQLILMLLAPLIFGVQLPVAVLLSVMGVHALFNLLTGWQVRRDRPVRHIEITVQLLVDLTALSALLYFTGGATNPFVSFYLPALAIAAAMLPIAHVVGLTLYALAAYSVMLGNYIPLDLLDQADAVPYHLAGMWIDFVASSAMIAGFTARLSAALREREAELADARERLLREQRIEALVSQGASVAHEMGTPLSTVAVITGELQHDARQPDSPLAPYREDLRAIEQQLELCRAALARLQRKPNDGTPEPLGLWLPAFTQTWQLRHPDIRLHTESSPAAQAVELDAVSVGQILTILLDNAARSQQQAGRDQVPLLLTARIDANVDTVREAPRQIVLSVVDTGLGVPDDLRTALGRTPVPSRHGGHGIGLYLAATTARRLGGTVELRSNPPQGAIAELRLPAAGPNAQPAAPAIGAPTLLT, from the coding sequence ATGCTCTCTACCCTGCCGCTCGCCGCTCCACCGCTCGACACGTCCAGTCTACGCCGCCTGTTCTGGCTGCGATGGAGCCTGCTGGCCACGCAGCTGATCCTGATGCTGCTGGCGCCGCTCATCTTCGGCGTGCAGCTGCCGGTGGCGGTGCTGCTGAGCGTGATGGGCGTGCACGCGCTGTTCAACCTGCTGACCGGCTGGCAAGTGCGGCGCGACCGTCCGGTGCGGCACATCGAGATCACCGTCCAGCTGCTGGTGGATCTGACCGCGCTGTCCGCGCTGCTGTATTTCACGGGCGGCGCGACCAACCCCTTCGTGTCGTTCTATCTGCCTGCGCTGGCGATCGCCGCGGCCATGCTGCCGATCGCGCATGTGGTGGGGCTGACGCTGTACGCGCTGGCGGCCTACAGCGTGATGCTGGGCAACTACATTCCGCTGGATCTGCTGGACCAGGCGGATGCGGTGCCTTATCACCTCGCCGGCATGTGGATCGACTTCGTCGCCAGCAGCGCCATGATCGCCGGGTTCACCGCGCGGCTGTCGGCGGCGCTGCGCGAGCGCGAAGCCGAACTCGCCGACGCGCGCGAGCGCCTGCTGCGCGAGCAGCGCATCGAGGCGCTGGTGTCGCAGGGCGCCAGCGTGGCGCACGAGATGGGCACGCCGCTGTCCACCGTGGCCGTCATCACCGGCGAGCTGCAGCACGACGCCCGCCAGCCCGATTCGCCGCTGGCGCCTTACCGCGAAGACCTGCGCGCCATCGAGCAGCAGCTGGAGCTGTGCCGCGCCGCGCTGGCGCGCCTGCAGCGCAAGCCGAACGACGGCACGCCCGAGCCGCTCGGCCTGTGGCTGCCGGCCTTCACGCAGACGTGGCAGCTGCGCCATCCGGACATCCGCCTGCACACCGAGAGCTCGCCGGCCGCGCAGGCGGTGGAACTGGACGCGGTCAGTGTCGGCCAGATCCTCACCATCCTGCTCGACAACGCGGCGCGCAGCCAGCAGCAGGCCGGGCGCGATCAGGTGCCGCTGCTGCTGACCGCCAGGATCGATGCCAACGTGGACACCGTGCGCGAGGCGCCCCGGCAGATCGTGCTGTCGGTGGTCGATACCGGCCTGGGCGTGCCGGACGACCTGCGCACCGCGCTCGGCCGCACGCCCGTGCCGAGCCGCCACGGCGGCCATGGCATCGGCCTCTACCTGGCGGCGACCACGGCGCGCCGGCTGGGCGGCACCGTCGAGCTGCGTTCCAACCCGCCGCAGGGCGCGATCGCAGAACTGCGGCTGCCCGCGGCGGGTCCTAATGCACAACCGGCCGCACCCGCCATCGGTGCGCCGACCCTGTTGACCTGA
- a CDS encoding copper chaperone PCu(A)C, with translation MLKTDPIPSSLRLAVLAAGVFASAAALAQVTVRDAWVRGTVPGQTATGAFMTLQAADGARLVGISTPAAARAEIHEMKMEGDVMRMRAIPALPLPKGETVQLKPGGYHVMLQDLKQPLAKDATVPLTLKVELADHRIVEQKVDAKVRDLTAGNMPAMNHDHGGEHQH, from the coding sequence ATGCTGAAGACCGATCCGATCCCATCGTCCCTGCGCCTGGCCGTGCTGGCCGCCGGCGTGTTCGCCAGCGCCGCCGCGCTGGCCCAGGTGACGGTGCGGGACGCCTGGGTGCGCGGCACCGTGCCGGGCCAGACCGCGACCGGCGCGTTCATGACATTGCAGGCGGCCGACGGCGCCAGGCTGGTGGGCATCTCCACGCCGGCCGCGGCCAGGGCCGAGATCCACGAGATGAAGATGGAAGGCGACGTGATGCGCATGCGCGCCATCCCGGCGCTGCCGCTGCCCAAGGGCGAGACCGTGCAGCTCAAGCCGGGCGGCTATCACGTGATGCTGCAGGACCTGAAGCAGCCGCTGGCCAAGGACGCTACCGTGCCCCTCACGCTCAAGGTCGAGCTGGCCGACCACCGCATCGTCGAGCAGAAGGTCGACGCCAAGGTGCGCGACCTGACCGCCGGCAACATGCCCGCCATGAACCACGACCACGGCGGCGAACACCAACACTGA
- a CDS encoding cysteine-rich CWC family protein, whose protein sequence is MAAPAPVLAAPGQPALANAVCAACGAALRCGAIGDGMQPDAACWCRLEKHLPTGALQSGQGCLCPRCLREAIARAGAARG, encoded by the coding sequence ATGGCCGCGCCGGCCCCCGTCCTCGCCGCGCCGGGGCAGCCGGCGCTGGCCAATGCGGTCTGCGCGGCCTGCGGGGCGGCGCTGCGCTGCGGGGCCATTGGCGACGGCATGCAGCCGGACGCCGCCTGCTGGTGCCGGCTCGAAAAGCACCTGCCGACCGGTGCGTTGCAGTCCGGCCAGGGCTGCCTGTGCCCGCGCTGCCTGCGCGAGGCGATCGCGCGGGCCGGGGCGGCGCGCGGCTGA
- a CDS encoding zf-HC2 domain-containing protein — protein MPNRWGMLTCKEAHRVVVSGLDRDLSAGERLRLRVHLFACDACTRFSYQMRFLRQAMHRLGHEDDAEGGPR, from the coding sequence ATGCCGAATCGTTGGGGAATGCTCACCTGCAAAGAAGCGCACCGCGTGGTGGTGAGCGGCCTGGACCGCGATCTGTCCGCCGGCGAGCGCCTGCGCCTGCGCGTGCACCTGTTCGCGTGCGATGCGTGTACCCGGTTCTCGTACCAGATGCGCTTCCTGCGGCAGGCGATGCATCGGCTGGGCCACGAAGACGACGCCGAGGGCGGTCCGCGCTGA
- a CDS encoding sigma-70 family RNA polymerase sigma factor, with the protein MTIAPEQLDALRPHLLRFAQLQLRDPALAEDVVADTVLAVLEHPERFAGNASLKTYVIGILKHKIIDAIRSGRREVRVSLLAGGASDETDQRTDEAVFDALFAADGHYLTPPSDWGNPDAALSRREFFDILQMCVDRLPPRVGRVFMMREWLELETDEICQELEITATNAWALLYRARMRLRACLDLHWFGNQGAAA; encoded by the coding sequence ATGACCATCGCACCCGAGCAGCTCGACGCCCTGCGCCCGCACCTGCTGCGCTTTGCGCAGTTGCAGCTGCGTGATCCGGCACTGGCCGAGGACGTGGTCGCCGATACCGTCCTCGCCGTGCTGGAGCACCCCGAGCGCTTCGCCGGCAACGCCTCGCTCAAGACCTACGTGATCGGCATCCTCAAGCACAAGATCATCGACGCGATCCGCTCGGGGCGGCGCGAAGTACGCGTCTCGCTGCTTGCGGGCGGCGCATCCGACGAGACCGACCAGCGCACCGACGAGGCCGTCTTCGATGCCCTGTTCGCCGCCGACGGCCACTACCTGACGCCGCCGTCCGACTGGGGCAACCCCGATGCAGCGCTGTCGCGGCGCGAGTTCTTCGACATCCTGCAGATGTGCGTCGACCGCCTGCCGCCGCGCGTCGGCCGCGTCTTCATGATGCGCGAGTGGCTGGAGCTGGAGACGGACGAGATCTGTCAGGAATTGGAGATCACGGCGACCAATGCCTGGGCACTGCTGTACCGTGCCCGCATGCGCCTGCGCGCGTGCCTGGACCTGCACTGGTTCGGCAACCAGGGCGCGGCCGCATAA